In Erigeron canadensis isolate Cc75 chromosome 8, C_canadensis_v1, whole genome shotgun sequence, the DNA window ACTAATAATATCGGAGTTTGGTAACAAAAATAATCAGTTTGCTATTTAATCATAATTAGCAACCCACTCTTCCAAATGGACGAAGATGATGAATGATGATACATCACTATTTCTGTTAatttaatatcattattttcaaaacaaaccctataatattacatatatacaactttagTAGTTACTTTAATAAGtttaaatgaattattattgaaataagtttgtttctatttaaagttgtttttatataacttgtttatataaaactgtttttaaacaatttatttatataaaagtgtttagtttaatttaaaaagaaaaataaaaaatttgggaGAGTTGAAAAATTATGGAGAGCTAATAAATTTTATTGGTTAATTTTGAGAGAGTTGATAAATTTGAGTTTACCACTCCTAGTCACCATAGGGGAAAGGGTGTAGTTGGCAAAAACCTGCGACAAAAACCATCGGCTAATTCGGCAAATTGGAAAAACTATAGCACACAAATCGGCAAGTGTAGTCGGCAACTTTTGGTATGctacatcggctagttttgacCGATGAAAGTGACGTTGGGAGCATCCTTATTGacccttttttttgtttctttttttcaaaattgaaTGTTGGGAGCgtgcttctttttttcttttttttttttttccttttccaacttttatatatacatacacatatttacatatttatcaaaCAACTATACTATCACATATAATAAAACACAAATTATCAAATTTCGTAAGGCAAAATGTCTGACGATGAACTACCCGTGTATATAATCCGTGAATTCTCGTCATTGTTATCGTCTTCTGACGGCTTCGAGTTTTTGGCTTTTGTTGCTCTTGTAGCCTTAGAAGAAGACACTGCATCTTCTtctgcacacacacacacgaagATATATTTGGAGAGATCGGCACTCGACTCATGAAAGATTGATGAACATTTACTTTGTGGATGAGCCGATGTTTGAGGACGATGTCTTCAGTATGAGATATCTTATGTCGAGAaggttgtttttgaaaatcGTGGAAGATATCACTGCATCATTTCCATGGTTTCGCTCTTCGGCGAATGCAGCGGGTATTAGAGGGTTCTCGGCAATTCAAAAGTGTGTGTGCGCGCTACGGCAACTAGCGTACGACAACCTTGCCGACAACTATGATGAGGGGTTGTCGTTTTCTACTAGAAAGGCACGTGAGTGTCTAGACAACTTTTGCATCGCCGTAAAGTATCTTTATGGTGAAGAGTATTTGCGTTCTCCGACTAGCCACGATGTTGCGCTTTTATATGAGGCGCGTGAGCCCGACATCATTTTCCTAGCATGATCGGTAACATCGACTGTACCCACTGGAATTGGAGAAATTGTCCACATAGTTTGCGTCGGCAATACCACCGGAGTGATCATGAACGCCCGACTATTATACTTGAGGCcgttgcttcatatgatttaTAGTTTTGGCATGTGTATTTCGGTGTTTTAGGGTCGAACAATGGCATCAATGTTTTGAAGCAATTGCCATTGTTTATTCCCGAAGTGAATGGGAAGTCTCTTGAGTACGGCTTTACCGTAAACGGGCGCCGTTACAACAGAGGATACTATATAGGGGATGGTAGTTACCCACCTTGGTCTTGTTTTGTGAAGGC includes these proteins:
- the LOC122610904 gene encoding uncharacterized protein LOC122610904, which gives rise to MNIYFVDEPMFEDDVFSMRYLMSRRLFLKIVEDITASFPWFRSSANAAGIRGFSAIQKCVCALRQLAYDNLADNYDEGLSFSTRKARECLDNFCIAVKYLYGEEYLRSPTSHDVALLYEARSNNGINVLKQLPLFIPEVNGKSLEYGFTVNGRRYNRGYYIGDGSYPPWSCFVKAYAYSVARKEKIMKKLQESARKDVERAFGLLKNKWAIID